Proteins encoded in a region of the Bartonella taylorii genome:
- the nrdI gene encoding class Ib ribonucleoside-diphosphate reductase assembly flavoprotein NrdI, translated as MGLIVYYSSATGNTEHFVSQLDQRILKIDKKKPSVLIDEPYILAVPTYADGEGRGAVPKAVISFLNERENRKFIRGVIGGGNRNFGCYYNLASKIIAEKCFVPCLYRFELRGTDEDVICVKKGLERFWKQSV; from the coding sequence GAGCGCAACGGGTAATACTGAACATTTTGTCTCTCAACTTGATCAACGAATCCTCAAGATTGATAAAAAAAAGCCGTCTGTGTTAATTGATGAACCTTATATATTAGCTGTTCCTACATATGCAGATGGTGAAGGGAGAGGGGCTGTGCCGAAAGCGGTTATTAGTTTCCTCAATGAGAGAGAGAACCGCAAATTTATTCGTGGTGTCATTGGTGGTGGGAATCGTAATTTTGGTTGCTATTATAATTTAGCGAGTAAAATCATTGCTGAAAAATGTTTTGTGCCTTGTCTGTATCGTTTTGAGTTACGTGGAACTGATGAAGATGTTATTTGTGTGAAGAAGGGATTGGAAAGATTTTGGAAACAATCAGTATAG